A genomic window from Vitis riparia cultivar Riparia Gloire de Montpellier isolate 1030 chromosome 16, EGFV_Vit.rip_1.0, whole genome shotgun sequence includes:
- the LOC117933287 gene encoding cytochrome P450 98A2-like, whose product MASSFWSQWCNIGYGGARLFVSFAVIAVGAISWHILRKESLALPPGPRGMPVLGNLPFLHPELHSCFAKMAQKYVPVMRLWLSNKLTVVLSSPSLEKEVLRDNDAIFVDRGTPIAMLTMTYGGSGLIWARCDQNWRMLRKVWVGEMLSKVSLDRLYAL is encoded by the coding sequence ATGGCGTCTTCTTTCTGGTCACAATGGTGCAACATTGGCTATGGAGGtgctagactctttgtctcttttGCGGTTATTGCTGTGGGTGCAATCTCATGGCACATATTGAGGAAGGAAAGTCTTGCATTGCCACCAGGTCCTCGAGGCATGCCTGTACTAGGCAACCTCCCATTTCTACATCCTGAGCTTCACAGCTGCTTTGCTAAAATGGCTCAAAAATATGTCCCGGTGATGAGGCTTTGGCTCAGTAACAAGCTTACTGTTGTACTGAGCTCACCCTCTCTGGAAAAGGAGGTTCTTCGAGACAACGATGCTATTTTCGTGGACCGTGGCACGCCAATTGCAATGCTAACGATGACATATGGTGGCTCCGGGTTGATATGGGCACGGTGTGACCAAAATTGGCGCATGCTTCGGAAGGTTTGGGTAGGGGAGATGCTAAGCAAAGTGAGTCTTGACAGGCTTTATGCTCTTTGA